From Desulfosoma caldarium, the proteins below share one genomic window:
- a CDS encoding sensor histidine kinase — MLDPERHFDVHVVSLHTPMMPQGAVVVLHDITEIKRLARVRRDFVANVSHELRTPLTAVKGYAETLLESPCVHDSEAKMFVETILRKANHMTRMVNDLLTLTRLESQLPQVPQEVAGAVSAAAAVETCYPEARKCRMDMPVHFPQHPLWVRAERDALAQVFQNLLDNAIRYSHPLTPIRIRAQVQADTVPFSVEDEGPGIPLEHQARAFERCYRVDRQKESASGSTGLGLSIAATLWRTWVGESGWKAR, encoded by the coding sequence ATGCTGGATCCCGAACGCCACTTTGACGTCCATGTGGTGTCCTTGCACACGCCCATGATGCCCCAAGGCGCCGTGGTGGTCCTTCACGACATCACAGAAATCAAACGGCTGGCCAGGGTTCGCCGCGATTTCGTGGCCAATGTATCCCACGAACTGCGCACCCCCTTGACTGCCGTCAAAGGGTATGCGGAAACGCTGCTGGAAAGCCCCTGTGTGCACGATTCAGAAGCCAAAATGTTCGTGGAGACCATTCTGCGCAAAGCCAACCACATGACCCGAATGGTCAACGACTTGCTGACGCTCACTCGACTGGAAAGCCAGCTCCCGCAGGTGCCTCAAGAAGTCGCGGGTGCCGTCAGCGCCGCCGCCGCCGTGGAAACATGCTATCCGGAAGCCCGCAAATGCCGCATGGACATGCCCGTTCATTTTCCTCAGCACCCCCTGTGGGTGCGGGCCGAACGCGACGCCCTGGCGCAGGTGTTTCAAAACCTGTTGGACAACGCCATTCGATACAGTCATCCATTGACGCCCATACGAATTCGAGCCCAGGTGCAGGCGGACACGGTCCCTTTCTCCGTGGAAGATGAAGGGCCTGGCATTCCCTTGGAACATCAAGCTCGCGCCTTTGAGCGTTGCTATCGCGTGGATCGCCAAAAGGAGAGTGCTTCGGGAAGCACAGGGCTTGGGCTTTCCATTGCCGCCACATTGTGGAGAACATGGGTGGGCGAATCTGGGTGGAAAGCCCGGTGA
- a CDS encoding ASKHA domain-containing protein, whose amino-acid sequence MWHCDEESEKELMSAPKPHEEIFADWLHFDPLVVRRAVTASAPSLADNTADLDRLRRALRQQGYDPLRVPPGELGAYANRFRQGNFKATAVLSFTGDGWELTELFSGTDQSPVFGVAVDLGTTQIAFYLVDLITGQLLDRLSVPNPQISYGEDILTRIIYASTPNRLLLLQDLLRSTLNETLSFLADKHGFRVSQIYALTVAGNTTMTHFFLGLDPSRLCKEPYIPVANTFPILHGTDLRVAMHPRGLVVVFPNVGSYFGGDVIAGILATGMHRTEEICLLVDVGTNAEVVLGNKDWLVACAGAAGPALEGGVVERGMMAQPGAIDRVRIDPDSLELTYHVLGDEKPKGLCGSGLIDLVAEMFMAGLLTIQGKINTQIIDPRIVVSENGPAYVVAWADETADGRDLLVSEIDIGILLKSKAAMYTILNIITRKVGLRVQDIHRFFVAGTFGSHIDPVMAIRIGMLPDLPLKTFQGMGNTAGRGAAMTLLDRRLLGDMNDVRQRITYVELNVNLELMNEFRGATFLPHTDPKLFPSVTIHPRAMG is encoded by the coding sequence ATGTGGCACTGCGATGAAGAAAGCGAAAAAGAGCTCATGAGCGCCCCGAAACCGCACGAGGAAATCTTTGCTGACTGGCTTCACTTTGATCCCCTGGTGGTGCGCCGCGCCGTGACGGCTTCGGCGCCTTCCCTGGCAGACAACACGGCCGACCTGGACCGCCTTCGGCGCGCTCTTCGGCAGCAAGGCTATGACCCCCTTCGCGTGCCACCTGGAGAATTGGGCGCCTATGCGAACCGGTTTCGGCAAGGAAACTTTAAAGCCACCGCCGTTTTGAGCTTCACGGGGGACGGATGGGAACTGACGGAGCTGTTTTCGGGAACTGACCAGAGCCCCGTCTTCGGTGTAGCTGTGGATTTGGGCACCACTCAGATCGCTTTTTATCTGGTGGATCTCATCACGGGACAACTTCTGGACCGCCTTTCGGTTCCCAATCCACAAATTTCCTATGGGGAAGACATTCTCACGCGCATCATCTATGCGTCCACGCCGAATCGGCTCCTTTTGCTGCAAGACCTTCTGCGATCCACTCTGAACGAGACCCTTTCGTTTCTGGCCGATAAACACGGGTTTCGAGTTTCCCAAATTTATGCGCTCACCGTGGCCGGCAACACCACCATGACCCATTTCTTTTTGGGGTTGGACCCGTCGCGCTTGTGCAAGGAACCCTATATTCCCGTGGCCAACACCTTTCCCATACTGCACGGAACGGACCTCAGAGTGGCCATGCATCCTCGAGGATTGGTGGTGGTGTTTCCCAACGTGGGATCTTATTTCGGAGGTGATGTCATTGCCGGTATTTTAGCCACCGGCATGCACCGCACCGAAGAGATCTGCCTGCTTGTGGACGTGGGCACCAATGCCGAGGTGGTTCTGGGCAATAAGGATTGGCTTGTGGCCTGCGCCGGGGCTGCCGGTCCCGCCCTGGAAGGCGGCGTGGTGGAACGGGGCATGATGGCGCAGCCGGGAGCCATCGACCGGGTGCGCATCGACCCCGACAGCCTGGAACTCACTTACCATGTTTTGGGCGATGAAAAGCCCAAGGGCCTCTGCGGCTCGGGCCTCATCGATCTCGTGGCCGAAATGTTCATGGCGGGCCTTTTGACCATTCAAGGAAAGATCAACACCCAGATCATCGATCCGCGCATTGTCGTCTCGGAAAACGGACCCGCCTATGTGGTGGCCTGGGCTGACGAAACGGCCGATGGCCGTGACCTGCTGGTCTCCGAAATCGACATCGGCATTCTTCTCAAGTCCAAAGCGGCCATGTACACCATCTTGAACATCATCACGCGTAAAGTGGGGCTCCGTGTGCAGGATATTCACCGGTTTTTCGTGGCCGGCACCTTTGGCAGTCACATCGATCCGGTCATGGCCATTCGCATCGGCATGCTGCCGGACCTGCCACTGAAAACCTTCCAAGGCATGGGCAACACGGCAGGACGAGGAGCTGCCATGACCTTGTTGGATCGTCGACTCCTCGGCGACATGAACGACGTGCGCCAACGCATCACCTACGTGGAACTCAATGTGAACCTGGAGCTCATGAACGAATTTCGCGGAGCGACCTTTCTGCCGCACACCGACCCAAAGCTTTTTCCTTCCGTGACCATTCATCCTCGAGCCATGGGGTAA
- a CDS encoding ABC transporter ATP-binding protein produces MTPLALQNDGGPLLQVRNLCASIGATPVLQDVSFSVWPKQIVAMIGPNGAGKTTILKAVAGIIRPVHAEIVYNGVRIDALDVADIVRMGVVYVPEGMSVFPEMSVLENLEVGGYLHRHRIDERLRLVFCLFPELEAKKRQRAGALSGGEKRMVVLGRGLMAGARLLLLDDPFLGLSPKIVRRFCSAFQELRKSGLTLLIAGQHVRRILRVAHVAYLIEDGSITLTGPGPEILHHHHVIQILFGDTRDSSQSAP; encoded by the coding sequence ATGACCCCCTTGGCGCTTCAAAACGACGGCGGTCCCCTTCTTCAGGTGCGAAACCTGTGCGCCTCCATCGGCGCCACGCCCGTGCTTCAAGACGTTTCCTTCAGCGTATGGCCGAAGCAAATCGTCGCCATGATCGGGCCCAATGGCGCCGGAAAAACCACCATTTTGAAGGCCGTCGCCGGTATCATTCGACCAGTCCATGCAGAGATTGTCTACAACGGCGTGCGCATCGATGCCCTGGACGTGGCCGACATCGTTCGCATGGGGGTGGTTTATGTGCCGGAGGGCATGAGCGTGTTTCCGGAAATGTCCGTGCTGGAAAACCTGGAGGTGGGCGGCTATCTGCACCGACACCGCATTGACGAAAGGCTTCGGCTGGTGTTTTGCCTGTTTCCCGAGTTGGAAGCCAAGAAGCGGCAGAGGGCCGGAGCTTTAAGCGGCGGAGAAAAGCGCATGGTCGTCCTCGGCCGCGGCCTCATGGCCGGAGCGCGCCTTTTGCTGCTGGACGATCCCTTTCTCGGCCTGAGCCCCAAGATCGTCCGCCGGTTCTGCAGCGCTTTTCAGGAACTGCGAAAAAGCGGCCTGACCCTTCTCATTGCCGGCCAACATGTGCGCCGCATTTTGCGGGTCGCCCACGTGGCTTATCTCATCGAAGACGGTTCCATCACCTTGACGGGTCCGGGGCCGGAAATTCTGCACCACCACCATGTTATTCAAATTCTTTTCGGTGACACCAGGGACTCTAGCCAAAGCGCCCCGTGA
- a CDS encoding response regulator, which translates to MARKKILVVEDDKDILNLVAWHLKAADYEVLKAEDGVSGLETARREKPNLIVLDLMLPGMDGLDVCKALKRHESTAFIPIIMLTARGEEADRILGLELGGDDYMVKPFSPKELVLRVQAVMRRSAPSPSPPQEALTADGLRVDAHAHRVWIDDREVSLTATEFKLLLELMTHKGRVMSRDRLLDCVWGYQFEGYARTVDTHIRRLRQKLQGYAGLVETVRGVGYRFRDGSGS; encoded by the coding sequence GTGGCACGGAAAAAAATCTTGGTAGTCGAAGATGACAAGGACATTTTGAATCTGGTGGCCTGGCACCTCAAAGCCGCCGACTACGAGGTCCTCAAAGCCGAAGACGGTGTTTCGGGCCTCGAGACGGCCAGACGTGAGAAACCGAACCTGATCGTCTTGGATCTCATGCTTCCCGGCATGGACGGACTCGACGTGTGCAAGGCCCTTAAACGCCACGAAAGCACAGCTTTCATTCCCATCATCATGCTGACGGCTCGAGGCGAGGAAGCGGACCGCATTTTGGGTTTGGAACTGGGAGGGGACGACTACATGGTCAAGCCGTTCAGTCCCAAAGAACTCGTCCTTCGCGTGCAGGCGGTCATGCGCCGCAGCGCCCCCTCACCGTCACCACCACAGGAGGCGCTGACCGCGGACGGGCTTCGAGTGGATGCCCACGCCCATCGCGTTTGGATCGACGACAGAGAGGTCAGCCTCACGGCCACCGAATTCAAACTTCTGCTGGAGTTGATGACCCACAAGGGCCGCGTGATGTCCCGAGACCGCCTCTTGGATTGCGTTTGGGGATACCAATTTGAAGGCTATGCTCGAACGGTGGATACCCATATTCGACGGCTTCGTCAAAAGCTACAAGGTTACGCCGGTCTGGTGGAAACTGTGCGAGGAGTGGGCTACCGTTTTCGAGACGGGAGCGGCTCATGA
- the pstB gene encoding phosphate ABC transporter ATP-binding protein PstB yields MMEMGTDALGNVKNVKICNDPTQGDGAVGHEDVKIKGQPAKPFPPVLKNAQVEDPRMVCRHVSVFYGDKQAIRDVSIDIGRNEVLAMIGPSGCGKSTFLRCLNRMNDTIEGCRVTGTITLDGQDIYDPALDVVLLRVQVGMVFQKPNPFPKSIYDNVAYGPKIHGLAQSREELDHIVETSLRKAGLWEEVKDRLHQSGTGLSGGQQQRLCIARAIAVNPEVILMDEPCSALDPIATGRIEDLIHELREQYSIVIVTHSMQQAARVSQRTAFFHMGDLIEVGPTDRIFTRPRHKLTEDYITGRFG; encoded by the coding sequence ATGATGGAAATGGGAACGGATGCCTTGGGGAATGTCAAAAACGTAAAGATTTGCAATGACCCGACGCAGGGAGATGGCGCGGTGGGGCACGAGGACGTCAAAATCAAAGGGCAGCCTGCAAAGCCTTTTCCGCCCGTGCTCAAGAATGCCCAGGTGGAAGACCCTCGCATGGTGTGTCGCCACGTGAGCGTCTTTTATGGGGACAAGCAGGCCATTCGGGACGTGTCCATAGACATTGGGCGCAATGAGGTGCTGGCCATGATCGGCCCGTCGGGATGCGGCAAATCCACCTTTCTTCGATGCCTCAACCGCATGAACGATACCATTGAAGGGTGTCGGGTCACGGGCACCATCACCTTGGACGGGCAGGATATCTATGACCCTGCACTGGACGTTGTGCTGCTACGGGTTCAGGTGGGTATGGTCTTTCAAAAACCCAACCCCTTTCCCAAGTCCATTTACGACAATGTGGCTTATGGTCCGAAAATTCATGGGCTGGCGCAAAGCCGCGAAGAACTGGACCACATCGTGGAAACCTCGCTTCGCAAGGCCGGCTTGTGGGAAGAAGTCAAGGATCGATTGCATCAGTCGGGAACCGGGCTGTCCGGAGGGCAGCAGCAGAGATTGTGCATCGCTCGGGCCATCGCAGTGAATCCCGAAGTGATTCTCATGGATGAGCCGTGTTCCGCCTTGGATCCCATTGCCACAGGGCGCATTGAAGATCTCATTCATGAATTGCGGGAACAGTATAGCATCGTCATCGTGACCCATTCCATGCAGCAGGCAGCTCGCGTGTCTCAGCGAACGGCCTTTTTTCACATGGGCGATCTCATCGAAGTGGGGCCCACAGACCGCATCTTTACGCGACCGCGCCACAAACTGACCGAAGACTACATCACGGGGCGCTTTGGCTAG
- a CDS encoding KH domain-containing protein, translating to MGDSEIKNLVEYIARALAEYPDKVQVREINGHQLSVIELRAAKEDLGKIIGKEGRNAHAIRTIMNAAATKLRKRAVLEILE from the coding sequence ATGGGCGACAGTGAAATCAAGAACCTGGTGGAATACATCGCTCGCGCTTTGGCGGAATATCCCGACAAAGTTCAAGTGCGGGAAATCAACGGCCATCAGCTCTCGGTCATCGAATTGAGGGCAGCCAAAGAGGATCTGGGAAAGATCATCGGTAAAGAAGGCCGAAATGCCCACGCCATTCGCACCATCATGAATGCCGCGGCGACCAAATTGCGCAAAAGGGCCGTGTTGGAGATTCTGGAATAG
- a CDS encoding DUF72 domain-containing protein, with protein sequence MHADNAKAACNFVFRHLHPHVLLGTASDRYSGWIGQIYTASRYEGRMTQRVQKVGSKSFTSTVLPVDSVREYFEHFSALEIDFTFYSLLLNPDGKPTHSYRTLERYAEHLPPDARVLLKVPQKVCAWRLWTGSAAVSNPSFLDPDLFRDAFYEPAVHLLGDRLAALIFEQEYHRKDDRLHPEDLANRLAAFFDAAPKDTRYHVELRTESYLSPPIFRVLGHYGVGQVMSHWTWLPSLRQQWQRSGQRFFNASRWLVVRLLTPRGMRYEEAYARAHPFDHLVEDMIQPSLFQETADLVARGLKADQTVCIIINNRAGGNAPLLARQLVMTLMERSVL encoded by the coding sequence ATGCATGCCGATAACGCCAAGGCGGCTTGCAATTTTGTCTTTCGCCATCTTCATCCTCACGTGCTTTTGGGCACCGCCAGCGATCGTTACAGTGGCTGGATCGGCCAAATTTATACAGCCTCCCGCTACGAAGGCCGCATGACACAAAGGGTTCAAAAGGTGGGCTCAAAAAGCTTCACATCCACGGTGCTACCCGTGGACAGCGTCCGAGAATATTTCGAGCATTTTTCCGCCTTGGAAATAGATTTTACCTTTTACAGCCTGCTCCTGAATCCCGATGGAAAGCCCACGCACAGTTATCGAACCTTGGAGCGGTACGCGGAACACCTGCCCCCGGACGCTCGAGTGCTCCTTAAAGTGCCGCAAAAAGTGTGCGCATGGCGGCTGTGGACCGGCTCCGCGGCTGTGAGCAATCCGAGCTTTCTGGATCCCGACCTTTTTCGCGACGCCTTTTATGAACCGGCAGTTCATCTGCTAGGGGATCGACTGGCGGCCCTGATTTTTGAACAGGAATATCACCGAAAAGACGATCGGCTTCATCCCGAGGATCTGGCCAATCGACTGGCTGCGTTTTTTGACGCTGCACCCAAGGACACTCGTTATCATGTGGAATTGAGAACCGAAAGCTACCTCAGCCCACCGATCTTTCGCGTTCTTGGACACTACGGCGTCGGCCAGGTGATGTCCCATTGGACCTGGCTGCCCTCCCTTCGGCAGCAGTGGCAGCGGAGCGGACAGCGCTTCTTCAATGCCTCCCGTTGGCTGGTTGTGCGGTTGCTCACGCCGCGAGGCATGCGCTACGAAGAAGCGTATGCCCGAGCGCACCCTTTCGATCACCTGGTGGAGGACATGATTCAGCCCAGCCTATTTCAGGAAACGGCCGACCTTGTGGCACGCGGCTTGAAGGCCGATCAGACCGTGTGCATCATCATCAACAACCGGGCGGGAGGCAACGCACCGTTGCTGGCACGGCAATTGGTCATGACCCTTATGGAACGATCGGTGCTTTGA
- the pstA gene encoding phosphate ABC transporter permease PstA, producing MNNRNASSLSATDRSRTVHVVQTGLRKRYRAEKRFQRLGMAAVICALAFLAFLFVDIFSKGYKAFQRTVFLLDVYVDPDVVHVGNLDRADYQSLVKRSLGNLFPDVKGRQEKRELFRLVSGGAGEVVRSKVLEDTSVIGQTIAVWVPADDDVDMAIKGGVDRRLAPSEGRLSERALQWLDALATRGRLAKHWNTAFFTSGDSREPELAGILGATVGSFYTLLVTLALSFPLGVAAAVYLEEFAPKNRWTDIIEVNINNLAAVPSIVFGLLGLAVFLSFFGLPRSSPLVGGLVLTLMTLPTIIIAGRASLQAVPPSIRDAALSVGASPMQAVFHHVLPLALPGMLTGTIIGMARALGETAPLLMVGMVAFIVDIPRGFTDPATVLPVQVYLWADSAERAFVEKTSAAIMVLLAFLIAMNATAVYLRNRFERRW from the coding sequence ATGAATAATCGAAACGCCTCTTCTTTGTCCGCAACAGATCGGTCCCGCACGGTGCATGTGGTGCAGACGGGATTGCGCAAGCGATATCGAGCCGAAAAGAGGTTTCAAAGGCTGGGCATGGCGGCGGTGATCTGCGCTTTGGCCTTTCTGGCATTCCTGTTTGTGGACATCTTTTCCAAGGGCTACAAGGCTTTTCAGCGTACGGTTTTCCTTTTGGACGTGTATGTAGACCCCGATGTGGTCCATGTGGGCAATTTGGACCGGGCCGATTACCAAAGCCTCGTGAAAAGAAGCCTGGGAAACCTTTTTCCGGACGTCAAGGGGAGGCAGGAAAAAAGGGAATTGTTCCGGTTGGTCAGTGGGGGCGCTGGTGAGGTGGTTCGATCCAAAGTGCTGGAGGACACCTCGGTTATCGGCCAGACCATCGCCGTATGGGTCCCGGCCGACGACGATGTGGACATGGCGATCAAGGGCGGTGTGGATCGGCGTCTTGCGCCATCCGAAGGGCGTTTGAGCGAACGCGCTCTTCAGTGGCTCGATGCACTGGCAACGCGGGGGCGACTCGCAAAGCATTGGAACACCGCCTTTTTCACCTCGGGGGATTCCCGAGAACCGGAACTGGCTGGAATTCTCGGAGCGACTGTCGGATCCTTTTACACCTTGCTGGTTACACTGGCCCTTTCCTTTCCCTTAGGTGTGGCGGCGGCTGTTTACCTGGAAGAGTTCGCTCCCAAGAACCGCTGGACCGACATTATCGAGGTCAACATCAACAATCTGGCGGCCGTGCCTTCCATCGTTTTTGGCCTGCTTGGCTTGGCGGTCTTTTTGTCCTTTTTCGGCCTGCCTCGCTCTTCGCCTCTTGTGGGGGGACTGGTTTTGACCCTTATGACCTTGCCCACCATCATCATTGCCGGCCGAGCTTCCCTGCAAGCCGTGCCGCCATCCATTCGCGATGCGGCATTGAGTGTGGGAGCCTCGCCCATGCAGGCTGTGTTTCATCACGTGCTGCCTCTGGCTCTGCCGGGCATGCTCACAGGAACCATCATCGGCATGGCCAGGGCATTGGGGGAAACGGCTCCGCTGCTTATGGTGGGCATGGTCGCTTTCATTGTGGATATTCCTCGAGGATTTACCGATCCGGCCACCGTTCTGCCTGTCCAGGTTTATCTGTGGGCGGACAGTGCGGAACGCGCTTTTGTGGAAAAAACTTCGGCGGCCATCATGGTGTTGCTGGCGTTCCTCATCGCCATGAACGCCACGGCGGTCTACCTGCGCAACCGATTTGAACGGCGTTGGTGA
- the pstC gene encoding phosphate ABC transporter permease subunit PstC yields the protein MNSLLLFTILALSAGAYHLGKRRVLRLIGGKAHARHLASRPHYYGVYVALWCALPALLIFLLWLFLEPVVLEQWVVRHLPQSLQSPPSNRLSLVLNDVKNLAKGGIVSGYADPAVQTAAEHYRRLLGLSRTALWVAVLALAALGMQMGYGKIRISLRARTHVEKIVRLFLLMASTLAVLTTIGIVFSVLFEAMRFFRLVPWWEFLFGLKWSPQMAIRADQVGASGAFGMIPVFTGTLLIAAIAMSVAVPLGLFSAVYLSEYAPRKLRAVVKPLLEILAGIPTVVYGFFAALTVGPLIRRLGETLGFSVASESALAAGLVMGLMIVPFVSSLSDDVINAVPNDLRDGSLALGATRSETIKQVVLPAALPGIVGGLLLGVSRAIGETMIVVMAAGLAANLTVNPLSAVTTVTVQIVTLLVGDQEFDSPKTLAAFALGLVLFVVTLILNIIALYVVRKYREHYE from the coding sequence ATGAACAGCCTTCTCCTTTTCACTATCCTTGCGCTCAGCGCAGGGGCCTATCACTTGGGCAAACGCCGAGTGCTTCGCCTCATCGGCGGCAAAGCCCACGCCAGGCATCTTGCTTCCAGACCCCACTACTACGGGGTTTACGTGGCCTTGTGGTGTGCGCTGCCGGCCCTTTTGATCTTTCTTTTATGGCTCTTTTTGGAACCGGTGGTGTTGGAACAGTGGGTGGTGCGCCATTTGCCGCAATCCCTTCAAAGCCCTCCTTCGAATCGATTGAGTCTAGTGCTCAACGATGTGAAAAATCTGGCCAAGGGCGGCATCGTGAGCGGTTATGCGGACCCTGCCGTGCAGACTGCAGCCGAACACTATCGAAGGCTTCTCGGTCTGTCCAGAACCGCCCTGTGGGTGGCCGTGTTGGCCCTGGCCGCCCTGGGTATGCAGATGGGGTATGGGAAAATCAGGATTTCCCTTCGAGCGCGCACGCACGTGGAAAAGATCGTTCGCCTCTTTCTGCTCATGGCTTCCACCCTTGCCGTTTTGACCACCATAGGCATTGTCTTTTCCGTGCTTTTTGAAGCCATGCGGTTCTTTCGATTGGTTCCCTGGTGGGAATTTCTTTTCGGTCTGAAGTGGAGCCCCCAGATGGCCATTCGGGCCGACCAGGTGGGAGCTTCGGGCGCGTTTGGCATGATTCCCGTCTTTACGGGTACGTTGCTCATTGCCGCCATTGCCATGAGTGTGGCTGTTCCTTTGGGGCTTTTTTCGGCCGTTTATCTCAGCGAGTACGCTCCGAGAAAGCTTCGCGCCGTGGTCAAACCCCTTTTGGAAATTTTGGCCGGGATTCCCACGGTGGTCTATGGTTTTTTCGCCGCTTTGACGGTGGGGCCTCTGATCCGCCGCCTGGGAGAAACGCTGGGCTTTTCGGTGGCGTCGGAAAGTGCGCTGGCAGCCGGGTTGGTCATGGGGCTTATGATCGTGCCCTTTGTGTCTTCCTTGTCCGACGATGTCATCAATGCGGTGCCCAACGACCTTCGAGACGGCTCGCTGGCCTTGGGCGCCACGCGTTCGGAAACCATCAAGCAGGTGGTCTTGCCGGCGGCCTTGCCCGGCATTGTGGGCGGGCTGTTGCTGGGGGTTTCCCGAGCCATTGGCGAGACCATGATTGTGGTCATGGCGGCGGGCCTGGCCGCCAACCTCACCGTTAACCCGCTTTCGGCCGTCACCACCGTCACGGTGCAGATCGTCACATTGCTTGTGGGCGATCAGGAGTTCGACAGTCCCAAGACGCTGGCGGCTTTTGCCCTGGGCCTGGTGTTATTTGTGGTGACCTTGATTCTCAACATCATTGCCCTCTACGTGGTGCGAAAATACCGGGAGCATTATGAATAA
- the phoU gene encoding phosphate signaling complex protein PhoU — MATLTETAMQKALQAFKTRDEKLASQVIDKDQIVNQLEIKVDYLCLSLLALEQPVAKDLRFIIGALRMSIDLERIADQAVNIAQRVKFLAKRPPLGFIPELDALADTAMDMLRVAISAFAQQNVNQAFDVWQMDDEADELNDKVLRRMIDLMVTKSCSIERGVQTIITARCLERVADQTTNIAESVIFIVEGVNIKHRCEP, encoded by the coding sequence ATGGCCACCCTGACGGAAACTGCCATGCAAAAAGCCCTTCAGGCCTTCAAGACGCGAGATGAAAAGCTGGCCTCTCAGGTGATCGACAAAGACCAGATCGTGAATCAGTTGGAAATAAAAGTGGATTATCTGTGCCTATCCCTGCTGGCGTTGGAACAGCCGGTGGCCAAGGATCTTCGCTTTATTATCGGGGCCTTGCGCATGAGTATAGATCTTGAACGCATAGCCGATCAGGCGGTCAACATCGCGCAGCGTGTTAAATTTCTGGCGAAGAGGCCGCCTTTGGGCTTCATTCCTGAACTGGACGCTCTGGCGGACACGGCCATGGACATGCTGCGGGTGGCCATCAGCGCCTTCGCCCAGCAGAACGTTAACCAGGCCTTCGATGTGTGGCAGATGGACGACGAAGCCGACGAACTCAACGACAAGGTCCTGCGCCGCATGATCGATCTCATGGTCACCAAAAGCTGCAGTATTGAACGGGGCGTGCAAACCATCATCACGGCGCGGTGCTTGGAACGGGTCGCAGACCAGACCACCAATATCGCCGAAAGCGTGATTTTCATCGTAGAAGGCGTGAATATCAAACACCGCTGCGAACCCTAG
- a CDS encoding PstS family phosphate ABC transporter substrate-binding protein: MKPLGLVVLCLSMVGVFQAPLRAQARDYIYIAGSSTVYPFSTVVAEQFGKALGFKTPKVESTGTGGGFKLFCAGVGVEHSDISNASRAIKKSELETCVNNGVREVVEVRIGYDGIVLANSKKASPMQLRLKDIFLALAAQIPDPKGGSALVKNPYKTWKDVNPSLPDQKIEVLGPPPTSGTRDAFLELAMEKGALELETLKALKQTDKKAFKKVAHSLREDGAWIDAGENDNLIVQKLWANPRAMGVFGFSYLDQNTDKLQGAHVEGVAPTFESISAQQYPLSRPLFFYVKKAHVGSIPGILEFVQEFTDEKAWGPEGYLADKGLIPLPEAERSAMREAARAMKPMAVQ; encoded by the coding sequence ATGAAGCCTCTCGGTTTGGTTGTGTTGTGTTTATCCATGGTTGGGGTTTTTCAGGCGCCCCTGAGGGCTCAAGCGCGCGACTACATTTATATTGCGGGATCTTCCACCGTGTATCCTTTTTCCACGGTGGTGGCCGAACAGTTCGGCAAAGCCCTCGGCTTCAAGACCCCCAAGGTGGAATCCACCGGAACCGGCGGCGGCTTTAAACTCTTTTGTGCCGGAGTAGGTGTGGAACATTCTGACATTAGCAACGCGTCGCGAGCCATCAAGAAATCCGAACTGGAAACCTGTGTGAACAACGGCGTTCGTGAGGTGGTGGAGGTCAGGATCGGTTACGACGGCATTGTCTTGGCCAACAGCAAAAAAGCTTCCCCGATGCAGTTGAGGCTAAAAGACATCTTCCTGGCCTTGGCGGCGCAGATTCCGGATCCCAAGGGAGGATCCGCTCTGGTGAAAAACCCGTACAAGACTTGGAAGGACGTCAACCCCAGCTTGCCGGACCAGAAAATCGAAGTCCTGGGACCTCCGCCCACCTCCGGAACCCGGGACGCCTTTTTAGAATTGGCCATGGAAAAAGGGGCTCTGGAACTGGAAACCCTCAAAGCGCTTAAGCAAACAGATAAAAAGGCCTTCAAGAAGGTGGCCCATAGCCTTCGCGAAGACGGCGCCTGGATCGATGCCGGGGAAAACGACAACCTCATTGTGCAAAAATTGTGGGCCAACCCTAGAGCGATGGGCGTTTTTGGATTCAGCTACCTTGACCAAAACACGGATAAGCTGCAAGGGGCTCATGTGGAGGGCGTGGCGCCCACCTTTGAATCCATTTCGGCGCAGCAGTATCCCTTGTCCAGGCCTCTTTTCTTCTACGTGAAGAAGGCTCATGTGGGTAGCATTCCTGGAATTCTAGAATTTGTACAAGAATTTACCGATGAAAAAGCCTGGGGCCCGGAAGGCTACTTGGCGGACAAAGGCCTAATTCCGCTCCCCGAAGCGGAACGGTCCGCCATGCGCGAAGCGGCGCGCGCCATGAAACCCATGGCGGTGCAATGA